From the genome of Colletotrichum destructivum chromosome 10, complete sequence, one region includes:
- a CDS encoding Putative peptidase M14, carboxypeptidase A, whose amino-acid sequence MKTSQAYAFLSLALLGEACILPGEASGGHIARRQAAGSNTGIAIGTGDRFEGGKKFPRGLGSQPSGTNLETLLNVNEIKSAVRGLVEEYDIEYFESPYKTYQNASWFGAKVGGSGNCSDAYRVYFNAAIHARERGASDNIVYFISDLLYANKHGEGLTFGGRTYSNCDVQRALSTGIVFTPLSNPDGVAYDQATHSCWRKNRNPAASGGDPNAVGIDLNRNFDFLFDFLKDFAPSVGPNVASENPRAQTYHGVSAFSEPETKSIKWVMDEHKEVRWFMDIHSYIGVVLYNWGSDENQLRKPYMNFLNESYDAVRGLMPDTPSNNGIYGEYIPSSDWSEKVFAAMRMGNAMDAAVGRHYEVQQSAYLYPTSGASDDYAYSRHFADPSLGKIHGFTVEFGFGNNQASCPFYPTPDQYHQNLLETSAGFMEYLLAASEIGVGEPASCEA is encoded by the coding sequence ATGAAGACCTCGCAAGCTTACgcctttctctccctcgccctcttgGGCGAGGCCTGCATTCTCCCCGGCGAAGCCTCGGGCGGCCACATCGCTCGTCGCCAGGCTGCGGGCTCGAACAcgggcatcgccatcggcacGGGCGACCGCTTCGAAGGAGGAAAGAAATTTCCCCGTGGCCTCGGTTCCCAGCCCTCTGGCACGAACCTCGAGACCCTCCTCAACGTCAACGAGATCAAGAGCGCCGTCCGCGGGCTCGTCGAAGAGTACGACATCGAATACTTCGAGTCTCCCTACAAGACGTACCAAAACGCGTCTTGGTTCGGCGCAAAGGTCGGCGGCTCCGGCAACTGCAGCGACGCCTACCGCGTCTATTTCAACGCCGCCATTCACGCCCGTGAGCGCGGCGCCTCGGACAACATCGTCTACTTCATCTCGGACCTCCTGTACGCGAACAAgcacggcgagggcctcACGTTCGGCGGCCGCACGTACTCCAACTGCGACGTGCAGCGCGCGCTGTCGACGGGCATCGTCTTCACGCCCCTGAGCAACCCCGACGGCGTGGCGTACGACCAGGCGACGCACAGCTGCTGGCGCAAGAACCGTAACCCCGCCGCGTCGGGAGGCGACCCGaacgccgtcggcatcgacctgAACCGCAACTTTGACTTTTTGTTCGACTTCCTCAAAGACTTTGCGCCCAGCGTCGGACCCAACGTCGCATCGGAAAACCCACGTGCCCAGACGTACCACGGTGTCAGCGCATTCTCGGAGCCCGAGACCAAGAGCATCAAGTGGGTGATGGACGAGCACAAGGAGGTGAGGTGGTTCATGGACATCCACAGCTACATCGGTGTTGTGCTGTACAACTGGGGCAGCGACGAGAACCAGCTGCGCAAGCCGTACATGAACTTCCTGAACGAGTCGTACGACGCCGTGAGGGGTCTGATGCCCGACACGCCGTCGAACAACGGCATCTACGGCGAGTACATCCCGAGCAGCGACTGGTCGGAGAAGGTGTTCGCGGCGATGCGCATGGGTAACGCcatggacgccgccgtgggACGTCACTACGAGGTCCAGCAGAGCGCGTACCTGTACCCGACGTCAGGTGCCAGCGACGACTATGCCTACTCGCGCCACTTCGCAGACCCCTCGCTCGGCAAGATTCACGGCTTCACCGTCGAGTTCGGATTTGGCAACAACCAGGCCAGCTGCCCGTTCTATCCAACCCCTGACCAGTACCACCAGAACCTGCTTGAGACGAGCGCCGGCTTCATGGAGTACCTGCTAGCTGCGTCTGAGattggcgtcggcgagccggCTTCTTGTGAGGCGTGA
- a CDS encoding Putative LysM domain-containing protein, producing MSRLSFLATFGLLAAQGTASILGRRRFDSTVPFYDHDPNVPADCNLWWNSDDGISCETVLLITSLSIGQLTSMNPFVKSCSDWKADYSFCIGSASGIPALPEPTVEPTATSRPPAGSTTTSTPTNPGNGVQTPEPWQPGMVDNCNRFYVVQAGDTCSTIASKTGVTISQLATWNTQIGGSACTGIWASYNICTGIIGGSPTQPPPTTNPNPTPQPIQDGMVNNCNRFHLVQAGETCATIASKTGVTVAQLTTWNKGIGSSCTGMWAGYHLCTGVVGGSPTQPPPTNPTPQPIQNGMVNNCKKFHFVQRGQNCDTISRQYGIALANFIRWNPAAGSNCQGLWAETYACVGL from the exons ATGTCTCGTCTCTCGTTCCTCGCCACTttcggcctcctcgctgccCAGGGCACTGCCAGcatccttggccgccgccgctttgACAGTACTGTCCCGTTCTACGACCACGACCCCAACGTGCCCGCCGACTGCAACCTGTGGTGGAACTCAGACGATGGCATTAGCTGCGAGACGGTCCTCTTAATCACAAGCCTTTCCATTGGTCAGTTGACCAGCATG AACCCGTTTGTCAAGTCGTGCAGCGACTGGAAGGCTGACTATTCCTTTTGCATCGGCTCCGCATCAGGCATCCCGGCGCTTCCAGAGCCTACGGTGGAGCCAACGGCCACGTCCCGGCCTCCGGCTGGGTCCACCACAACCAGCACGCCGACCAACCCGGGCAACGGCGTGCAGACACCCGAGCCGTGGCAGCCCGGCATGGTGGACAACTGCAACCGCTTCTACGTAGTCCAAGCCGGCGACACGTGCTCCACCATCGCGTCCAAGACCGGCGTCACCATCAGCCAGCTGGCAACCTGGAATACTCAGATCGGCGGTTCGGCCTGCACGGGCATCTGGGCCAGCTACAACATCTGCACCGGCATCATCGGGGGATCGCCAACGCAGCCCCCACCGACTACGAACCCGAACCCAACGCCGCAGCCGATTCAGGACGGCATGGTCAACAACTGTAACCGCTTCCACCTCGTCCAGGCTGGCGAGACCTGCGCTACCATTGCTTCCAAGACcggcgtcaccgtcgccCAGTTGACGACCTGGAACAAGGGCATTGGTTCCTCTTGCACGGGCATGTGGGCCGGTTACCACCTCTgcaccggcgtcgtcgggggaTCGCCGACGCAGCCCCCACCGACGAACCCGACGCCGCAGCCGATCCAGAACGGCATGGTGAACAACTGCAAGAAGTTCCACTTTGTGCAACGCGGGCAAAACTGTGACACCATCTCGCGGCAATACGGCATCGCGCTGGCTAACTTTATCCGCTGGAACCCGGCCGCAGGGTCTAACTGCCAGGGCTTGTGGGCTGAGACGTACGCCTGTGTCGGACTGTAA
- a CDS encoding Putative ThuA-like domain, class I glutamine amidotransferase, whose amino-acid sequence MASTSKSPTEPFHILVFSKTSGFRHDSIPAAVSALKSLGNRTGLFTVDASEDAEATITLPSLATYATVVFLHCTGNFLDTAQLGALRGYVQSGGGFVGVHAAASGLREDEWYGELVGAHFDQHPPPEEGVCIVEDPEHFITRRDGGHAMNTVEEADQTWKQWTDEWYNFLSHPRDNKNLHILARGDPSTFEGGAMGDDHPLAWCQEFDGGRSFYMGLGHYNEAYKDGWFMDQILRAIVWTARRDDIVCPQLLQSSPSQ is encoded by the coding sequence ATGGCGTCCACTTCCAAATCACCCACAGAGCCCTTCCACATCCTCGTCTTTAGCAAGACATCAGGCTTCCGCCATGACTCCATCCCTGCCGCAGTCTCGGCCCTGAAATCCCTCGGCAACCGGACAGGCCTCTTCACCGTCGACGCCagcgaggacgccgaggccacTATCACCCTGCCCTCCCTCGCGACCTATGCcaccgtcgtcttcctccactGCACGGGCAATTTTCTCGACACGGCTCAGCTCGGCGCGTTGAGAGGCTACGTGCAGTCAGGTGGCGGCTTTGTTGGTGTGCATGCCGCCGCGTCCGGCTTGCGGGAGGATGAATGGTACGgggagctcgtcggcgcccatTTCGACCAACATCCACCGCCCGAGGAGGGCGTGTGCATAGTTGAGGACCCGGAGCATTTCATCACAAGGCGGGACGGGGGTCACGCAATGAATAcggtggaggaggccgacCAGACTTGGAAACAGTGGACTGACGAGTGGTACAACTTCTTGTCGCATCCCAGGGACAACAAGAATCTCCATATCCTGGCTCGGGGCGACCCGTCCACCTTTGAGGGCGGTGCCATGGGGGATGATCACCCGCTTGCATGGTGCCAGGAGTTCGATGGTGGCCGCTCGTTCTACATGGGCCTGGGTCACTACAACGAGGCCTATAAGGATGGGTGGTTCATGGACCAAATTCTTAGAGCTATTGTCTGGACTGCTCGTCGGGACGACATCGTGTGCCCCCAGTTGCTGCAGTCCTCGCCGTCTCAATAA
- a CDS encoding Putative Galactose-binding-like domain superfamily, xaa-Pro dipeptidyl-peptidase has translation MHRPGDDYPLTTTGYHTFYFSAENNNLSLQTPKEHATSSYRANKWEEDRVQLLLLVPNTLKLFMSTDDNDDRDVCVIMRKLDVDGNVPLNLIIDNLKLYKRNGPAARLCASKRALGQDSMLSEEQRKQKIPNELWLPYDKEEKVQSGTIVELNIPVWHTCIAFEAGESMRLEVNGHDYRLHEWADLGPLENPNEGTHTAHTGEDYPSQMVLPLNI, from the exons ATGCACCGTCCTGGAGATGATTATCCGCTCACAACAACGGGGTATCATACGTTTTATTTCAGTGCTGAGAACAACAACCTCTCCCTTCAAACCCCAAAAGAGCATGCCACATCTTCATACAGAGCAAACAAATGGGAAGAGGATAGGGTGCAATTACTTTTACTTGTGCCGAATACAC TCAAGCTTTTTATGTCAAcagacgacaacgacgacagggATGTATGCGTCATCATGCGAAAGTTGGATGTTGACGGCAATGTTCCTCTGAATCTGATT ATCGACAACCTCAAGCTCTACAAGCGAAACGGTCCGGCTGCTCGACTGTGTGCATCCAAACGTGCTTTGGGTCAAGATTCTATGTTGTCAGAGGAGCAACGGAAACAAAAAATTCCCAATGAGCTCTGGCTTCCGTACGACAAGGAAGAAAAAGTACAATCTGGAACGATAGTGGAGCTCAACATTCCTGTCTGGCACACCTGTATAGCctttgaggctggcgaaTCCATGCGTTTGGAAGTCAACGGTCACGATTATAGGTTGCATGAATGGGCAGACTTGGGGCCATTGGAAAATCCGAATGAGGGAACACATACAGCTCACACAGGTGAAGACTATCCGTCACAGATGGTTCTTCCTCTCAACATCTGA
- a CDS encoding Putative phospholipase D/Transphosphatidylase yields the protein MTSHSFPSAFLDNWIHTLKSTRGEQLDDFPNYHLSDPESLVTTCSPKSLVVGNGAAIYRNTLLPAILSAKHEVILVTCFWAPSDTLTAIKETLELLAQQRLESIRTSGEDAVAPLRVRIGFSSRSFFQKIFHPWSRDGYAYPTSAWPKLGLPPDATLEAARIELSVKSLFFLPFSVMHPKFVIVDRKRAWMPSCNVSWETWFEGCIGFEGAAVAQLVRFYSHVWEPASPRRVPDDGDDDHNGTSGGMTNWRPGHFNEDADRTMTDEPPCNDETAYRRLNLATLPPCPTILLPSSHHWNPGFRYIPLWRRTTAPATPLNAALLSLFACARTDIDIVTPNLTCRTVVDALLDALRRGVNVRIRTSKNMMLIEQLVTACTTTEWTLQSLIKRYRQACTEWGRKRSGDAESQLQRPGRLDIYYYRPNLQASAVRDPEEPVVSHLKMTLVDREYLCLGSGNLDRASWYTSQELGILLHIPDFKHDIWSESLESRIEVRFSGGVGDGMAG from the coding sequence ATGACATCACACTCGTTTCCATCGGCGTTTCTCGACAATTGGATTCACACTCTCAAATCGACCCGCGGCGAACAACTCGACGACTTCCCCAACTATCACCTCTCAGACCCCGAGAGCCTTGTGACGACATGCAGCCCCAAGTCGCTCGTCGTTggcaacggcgccgccatctACAGGAACACGCTTCTCCCGGCCATCCTGTCCGCGAAACATGAGGTCATCTTGGTGACCTGCTTCTGGGCCCCGTCCGATACCCTAaccgccatcaaggagacCCTAGAGCTTCTCGCCCAACAACGACTGGAATCCATTCGGACTTctggcgaggacgccgtcgctCCATTACGCGTCCGCATCGGGTTTTCGTCCCGTAGCTTCTTCCAGAAGATCTTCCATCCGTGGTCGAGGGACGGATACGCGTACCCAACCTCGGCATGGCCAAAGCTCGGGTTGCCTCCCGACGCCACCCTCGAGGCGGCCCGCATTGAACTGTCTGTCAAGAGCCTGTTCTTCTTGCCATTCAGCGTCATGCATCCCAAGTTCGTCATTGTCGACCGCAAACGCGCCTGGATGCCCAGCTGCAACGTGAGCTGGGAGACGTGGTTCGAAGGCTGCATCGGGTTCGAAggggccgccgtcgcccagctcgtGAGATTCTACTCTCACGTATGggagccagccagccctcGGCGTgtccccgacgacggcgacgatgaccaCAACGGAACTAGCGGTGGGATGACAAATTGGCGACCAGGCCATTTCAATGAAGACGCTGATCGGACTATGACTGATGAACCACCTTGCAACGACGAGACCGCGTATCGTCGGCTGAACCTCGCTACTCTGCCGCCGTGTCCAACGATACTCTTGCCCTCGTCCCATCACTGGAACCCCGGCTTCCGCTACATTCCCTTGTGGAGGCGGACCACTGCGCCAGCAACCCCCCTGAACGCAGCGTTGCTATCTTTATTTGCGTGTGCCCGGaccgacatcgacatcgtgACACCCAACCTGACTTGCCGGACGGTCGTCGATGCACTTCTGGACGCTCTGCGCCGCGGTGTCAACGTCCGCATCAGGACGAGCAAGAACATGATGTTGATCGAGCAGCTCGTGACGGCCTGCACGACGACCGAGTGGACACTTCAGTCTCTCATCAAGCGATACCGCCAAGCCTGCACGGAGTGGGGCCGAAAACGATCGGGTGACGCCGAGTCCCAGCTGCAACGTCCTGGCCGTCTCGACATCTACTACTACCGCCCGAACTTGCAGGcgtcggcggtgcgggaCCCAGAAGAGCCGGTCGTGTCACATTTAAAGATGACGCTTGTCGACAGGGAGTACCTCTGCTTGGGCTCCGGCAACCTGGACAGGGCCAGCTGGTACACGAGTCAGGAGCTGGGCATCCTGCTACACATTCCCGACTTCAAACATGACATTTGGTCTGAATCCCTTGAGTCCAGAATAGAAGTGCGATTCagcggtggtgttggcgacGGAATGGCAGGCTAG
- a CDS encoding Putative BAR domain-containing protein, whose product MNFTKKFDRAFQWAGEKMGSESKTGQTDEFRNLEMEMQLRYDGMERLQKSTNTYVKWIARRGEAFEDKEKGLPIAFVGRMMISHGEEFEPDSEFGACLLSLGRTNERLAGIQESYASDVTDNWLVSVERSLAMMKEYQAARKKLESRRLAYDASISKMQKAKREDFRLEEELRTARAKYEEAGEDVMRRMQDIKDAETDNVRDLTSLLDAELSYHERCAEELRRLRQNWAGGNAPPSPTDRRYNNGRGRSNTARSFNEYSARVNHVEEEPEPMPVRMPIRSNRSEAKYGASADTTPRPTIARSQTFQGSAATDRRSIAATPPVPNVSHIGSLRGNLRPTGRPLASDVFADRDDEHTMSGSGSPEWNDRSASPATSMGSSLTRSTSNLQSKKAPPPPPPSRAKKPAPPIPAKREVGY is encoded by the exons ATGAACTTCACCAAGAAATTCGACCGCGCCTTCCAATGGGCAGGCGAAAAGATGGGATCCGAATCTAAGACGGGTCAGACAGACGAGTTCAGAAACTTGGAAATGGAGATGCAGTTGCGATATGATG GAATGGAGAGACTCCAGAAATCCACAAACACATACGTTAAATGGATCGCCCGCCGCGGTGAGGCCTTTGAAGACAAGGAGAAAGGACTGCCGATTGCTTTCGTCGGTCGTATGATGATTTCTCACGGCGAGGAATTCGAGCCCGACTCCGAGTTCGGCGCCTGTCTGCTTT CTCTTGGTCGGACGAACGAGCGCCTCGCTGGCATCCAGGAAAGCTACGCCTCCGATGTGACCGACAACTGGCTCGTCTCTGTCGAGAGATCGCTGGCTATGATGAAAGAGTATCAG GCCGCACGGAAGAAGCTCGAGTCGCGCCGATTGGCCTACGATGCGAGTATTAGCAAGATGCAGAAGGCAAAGCGCGAGGATTTCCGTCTCGAGGAGGAGTTGCGCACTGCCCGCGCCAAGTAcgaggaagccggcgaggacgtcatGCGGCGCATGCAGGAcatcaaggacgccgagaccGACAACGTCCGCGACCTGACCAGtctgctcgacgccgagttGAGCTACCACGAACGCTGCGCCGAAGAGCTGCGCCGTCTGCGCCAGAACTGGGCCGGTGGCAACGCACCTCCGTCGCCCACCGACCGTCGTTATAACAACGGTCGCGGGAGGTCCAACACGGCCCGCTCCTTCAACGAGTACTCGGCCCGCGTCAACCACGTCGAGGAAGAACCCGAACCGATGCCCGTCCGCATGCCTATCCGCTCCAACCGATCCGAGGCCAAATACGGCGCTTCCGCAGACACAACCCCGAGACCGACTATTGCTAGATCCCAGACGTTCCAGGGTTCTGCCGCCACCGATCGAcgctccatcgccgccacgCCTCCTGTGCCCAACGTCTCCCATATTGGATCTCTTCGGGGCAATCTGAGACCTACAGGCAGACCACTTGCCAGTGACGTCTTTGCCGATCGCGACGATGAACACACGATGAGCGGTAGTGGCAGTCCGGAATGGAACGACCGCAGCGCAAGCCCAGCGACCAGTATGGGGAGTAGCTTGACTAGAAGCACAAGCAACCTCCAGTCCAAAAAggcgccaccgccacccCCTCCGAGCCGAGCCAAGAAGCCGGCGCCCCCGATTCCTGCCAAACGGGAGGTCGGATACTAG
- a CDS encoding Putative amino acid/polyamine transporter I translates to MLRSGSYGLRGAATHDQYHFVRYAIFVPGSSHQAFSALILLSQCPSLTYALEQLSLITMNTLDDQERRPLLSPTSSRLPSTATTSDSKHPLSQVEGIAEDNIVTGDVHPTRSVEDDVLPETSTLGRTLTWQSAYILVISRVIGSGIFATPGAILRSVGSPGLSLLLWFIGAIIAGCGLMVSLEFGSMLPRSGGDKVYLEFTYRRPRFLASTLIAIHAVLLGFTASNCIVFSEYLLFAFGGQNPSDLLRKGLAIALLTTVTIIHGCFPRFGVKLQNILGWVKVGLVVFMIFSGIYVVLFRPSTEAARTSATLSWGNLWEDTNWNWGVIATSLFKVFYSYNGLDNANYVLNEVKDPVRTLRSVMMAALTTACGLYALINVAYFLVVPIEDIKESGELIAALYFTRIFGEGLGKTVLPLAVALSAGANVLVVAFSAARTKQEIARQGFLPFSDILSSTRPFNSPLGGLLVHYIPSFLVIALPPTGEVYSFILEVEGYPGQFLALAVGFGLLWLRAKRPDLKRPFKAWIPAVLLRIGLSLALLAAPFFPPDTKPVNGLFHATYAVVGASILGAGVVYWYFWIVLIPKLRGYKIEECEETLKDGTTITKLVHSRSTS, encoded by the exons ATGCTTCGGTCTGGAAGCTATGGGTTGCGAGGCGCCGCTACTCACGATCAATATCACTTCGTACGATATGCAATATTCGTGCCTGGTTCTTCCCATCAAGCGTTTTCTGCTCTCATACTACTCAGTCAATGTCCCAGTCTCACGTACGCATTGGAACAACTATCACTAATCACTATGAATACCCTCGACGACCAAGAACGGCGACCTTTGCTCTCTCCCACGTCGTCCCGCTTACCATCGACGGCTACGACCTCGGACAGCAAGCACCCGCTTTCTCAAGTAGAAGGGATAGCCGAAGACAATATCGTCACTGGAGATGTTCATCCAACCCGCTCCGTGGAAGATGATGTGCTTCCAGAGACATCGACACTCGGTCGAACATTGACTTGGCAGAGTGCATATATCCTCGTCATCTCAAGAGTCATAGGCAGCGGTATCTTTGCCACCCCAGGCGCAATCCTTCGCTCGGTCGGTAGCCCAGGCCTGTCACTGCTGCTCTGGTTTATCGGTGCTATCATTGCTGGCTGTGGTCTAATGGTTTCGCTCGAATTTGGATCGATGCTGCCGCGATCCGGAGGCGACAAAGTTTACTTGGAGTTTACGTATCGACGACCACGCTTCCTCGCTTCAACACTCATCGCCATTCATGCTGTTCTCTTGGGATTTACGGCGAGCAATTGCATTGTCTTCAGCGAGTACTTGCTCTTTGCGTTTGGCGGCCAAAATCCCAGCGATCTTCTCCGAAAAGGCCTCGCAATTGCATTGCTGACCACTGTCACGATCATTCATGGTTGCTTCCCACGCTTCGGCGTCAAGCTGCAGAATATCCTTGGCTGGGTCAAAGTAGGCCTTGTTGTTTTCATGATCTTCTCCGGTATTTATGTCGTCTTGTTTCGACCATCGACCGAAGCAGCGCGAACCTCCGCGACCCTCTCATGGGGAAATCTCTGGGAGGACACGAACTGGAACTGGGGGGTTATTGCAACGTCCCTTTTCAAAGTATTCTACTCCTATAACGGTCTCGACAACGCCAACTACGTTCTCAATGAGGTAAAAGATCCGGTGCGGACACTGCGATCAGTTATGATGGCTGCTTTGACAACTGCATGCGGGCTATACGCCCTCATCAATGTGGCGTATTTCCTCGTTGTACCCATCGAGGATATCAAAGAAAGCGGAGAGCTCATTGCGGCTCTTTACTTTACAAGGATCTTCGGCGAAGGACTTGGCAAAACAGTCCTTCCACTAGCTGTTGCTTTGAGCGCTGGAGCCAACGTTCTCGTCGTTGCCTTCTCTGCA GCTCGTACCAAACAGGAGATTGCCAGGCAAGGCTTCCTGCCATTTTCTGACATACTctcttcgacaaggccgtTCAATTCACCTTTAGGCGGATTACTGGTTCACTATATCCCATCGTTTCTCGTCATTGCTCTTCCCCCGACAGGGGAAGTCTATTCCTTTATACTCGAAGTCGAAGGATATCCTGGGCAGTTTCTTGCGTTGGCTGTTGGGTTTGGACTTTTGTGGCTACGAGCGAAGCGACCTGATCTCAAGAGGCCTTTCAAAGCATGGATACCTGCAGTCTTGTTGCGGATCGGGTTGAGTTTGGCTCTTTTAGCTGCACCATTCTTCCCACCCGACACCAAGCCGGTAAACGGATTGTTTCATGCGACTTACGCAGTTGTTGGGGCCAGCAT TCTTGGTGCTGGGGTTGTTTACTGGTATTTCTGGATAGTTCTTATACCTAAACTGCGCGGGTACAAGATTGAAGAATGCGAAGAGACTCTGAAGGATGGTACAACTATAACTAAGCTAGTACACTCTAGATCTACATCCTAG
- a CDS encoding Putative Cyclin-like domain-containing protein — protein sequence MATEDARYRLSTQYRLWSFSPSKLAELREQTNSLARTHIASRLIETKRVDIDVEPLPEFLTPAEETQLLKVFTVDLIRAADFCGMPTEVRATATVFLRRFYVTNSIMTYPPQDVLKTCLFFGSKAEGQYMRLAKLAEKFPNTTEEEILAGEFLLCQGVRFAFDVRHPFRALEGAILELRRHTDLEKARIDTAHARARAVLKFSSLVTDAYFHYTPSQIMLAALSLADRGLTERLVQGAFTPNQNATSNENGTDSTPRHDLRDKVMGAIEACREMLATEPPERLDEYWGTPESTKLIKPLLRKLKKCRDPDRADLVALQKARRELASQKDSRRPKAEGDGAVFSEDGGVLNGNDARDAKRRKVGEGDDVFGPALG from the exons ATGGCGACCGAAGATGCCCGATACCGACTCTCGACGCAATATCGATTATGGTCCTTCTCGCCATCGAAGCTGGCAGAACTGCGCGAACAGACGAACTCGCTCGCCCGAACCCACATCGCAAGTCGCCTCATCGAAACAAAACGGGTCGACATAGACGTTGAGCCGTTGCCGGAATTCTTGACTCCTGCAGAAGAAACTCAACTCTTGAAGGTCTTCACGGTTGATCTGATCCGCGCGGCCGACTTTTGCGGCATGCCCACCGAAGTCAGGGCAACTGCGACCGTTTTCCTGCGCCGTTTTTATGTCACCAATTCAATCATGACGTATCCGCCCCAGGACGTTCTCAAGACGTGCTTGTTCTTCGGAAGCAAGGCCGAAGGACAGTACATGCGGCTTGCCAAACTCGCAGAGAAGTTCCCTAATacgaccgaggaggagatttTGGCTGGGGAGTTCCTGCTCTGCCAGGGTGTTCGATTCGCATTTGATGTCCGACATCCGTTTCGTGCGTTGGAGGGAGCTATACTGGAGCTTCGGCGACACACTGACCTCGAG AAAGCTCGAATTGACACAGCTCATGCTCGTGCCCGGGCTGTTCTTAAGTTTAGCTCTCTCGTCACCGATGCCTACTTCCACTACACGCCGAGCCAGATCATGCTGGCTGCGCTTTCGCTTGCCGACCGGGGACTGACCGAGAGACTGGTCCAGGGAGCGTTTACCCCCAACCAGAACGCTACATCGAACGAAAATGGAACAGATTCGACACCACGACACGACTTACGAGACAAGGTGATGGGCGCGATAGAAGCATGTCGAGAGATGTTGGCGACTGAGCCCCCAGAGAGACTAGACGAGTATTGGGGAACT CCCGAGAGCACCAAGCTCATCAAGCCGCTTTTACGAAAGCTCAAAAAGTGCAGAGACCCCGATCGTGCAGATCTCGTGGCTCTGCAGAAGGCTCGGCGCGAGTTGGCATCACAGAAGGATTCTCGGCGTCcaaaggccgagggcgacggtgccgtgTTCAGCGAAGATGGCGGAGTACTCAACGGGAACGATGCGCGAGACGCCAAGCGGAGgaaggtcggcgagggcgacgatgtctTTGGTCCAGCGTTGGGATGA
- a CDS encoding Putative FAS1 domain-containing protein translates to MQVKNILPLALASVALAQEGGQLNLTAALASQNSSLSTLTSLLGTQPGLVQALSQAQNITILAPSNEALEAFIASAGSAATDAGLVAAILQYHVLNGTYYASNFTEEPQFIPTLLQNQTYANVTGGQRVQAQAVDGNVTFYSALRENSTVTTGNLNFTAGTIHVIDKVLSVPQGIADTLRAANLTAALGAVQLANVTEALASAEDLTIFVPNNEAFRAIGNLTSTLGSELASILQYHVVAGSVLYSPDITNTSLTTLNGGNITINVINETVYVNNAEVLIPNVLIANGVVHVIDNLLNPNNTAAEPDTTATSRPPAYTGAGPVTDGSNPFTNGVTGPTSTAPLATETGANDGGGVRTTSSSVEAAPMRTAAVGAAALFGGMAAYMNM, encoded by the exons ATGCAGGTCAAGAACATTCTccccttggccttggccagTGTTGCGCTCGCCCAAGAGGGCGGCCAGCTGAACCTGACTGCCGCCCTGGCTTCCCAGAActcgagcttgtcgactCTGACTA GCCTTCTCGGTACACAGCCTGGCCTCGTCCAGGCTCTCTCGCAGGCCCAGAACATCACCATTCTGGCCCCCAGcaacgaggccctcgaggcaTTCATCGCGAGCGCCGGTTCCGCTGCTACCGACGCTGGTTTGGTCGCCGCCATTCTCCAGTACCACGTCCTGAATGGCACATACTATGCCTCCAACTTCACCGAGGAGCCTCAGTTCATCCCCACTCTCCTCCAGAACCAGACCTATGCCAACGTTACCGGTGGGCAGCGCGTCCAGGCCCAGGCTGTGGACGGCAACGTCACCTTCTACTCGGCCCTGCGGGAGAACTCGACTGTCACCACCGGAAACCTCAACTTCACCGCCGGTACTATTCACGTCATTGACAAGGTCCTCAGTGTTCCTCAGGGTATCGCCGATACCCTCCGCGCTGCGAACCTCACCGCCGCTCTGGGTGCTGTTCAACTCGCCAATGTCACTGAGGCCCTTGCTTCCGCCGAGGATCTGACGATCTTTGTCCCCAACAACGAGGCTTTCCGCGCCATTGGTAACCTCACCTCCACCCTCGGCTCCGAGCTCGCAAGCATCCTACAGTACCACGTTGTCGCCGGTTCTGTTCTGTACAGTCCCGATATTACCAACACCTCTTTGACGACTCTCAACGGTGGAAACATTACCATCAACGTCATCAACGAGACTGTCTACGTCAACAATGCCGAGGTCCTGATTCCCAACGTTTTGATCGCCAACGGTGTCGTCCACGTCATCGATAA CCTTTTGAACCCCAACAACACTGCCGCCGAGCCTGACACAACCGCCACCAGCCGCCCTCCTGCCTACACTGGTGCTGGCCCTGTCACTGACGGAAGCAATCCCTTCACCAACGGCGTCACCGGACCTACTTCTACAGCACCCCTCGCCACTGAGACTGGTGCCAatgacggtggcggcgtccgTACCACTTCTTCGTCTGTAGAGGCGGCCCCCATGCGCACTGCTGCTGTCGGTGCCGCTGCCCTCTTCGGTGGTATGGCCGCTTACATGAACATGTAA